From Selenomonas sp. AB3002, one genomic window encodes:
- the hslV gene encoding ATP-dependent protease subunit HslV: MEFHATTICAVRKNGKTAIAGDGQVTFGQSAIMKANARKVRTLYHGKVLAGFAGSVADAFTLFEKFEGKLESYNGNLQRAAVELAKDWRTDRVLRKLEALLLVADKEKILMLSGNGEVIEPDGDAAAIGSGGFYALAAARAMVQHTDMEAKEVAKEALSIAADICVYTNHNIKVEELA, translated from the coding sequence ATGGAATTTCATGCTACTACTATCTGTGCCGTGCGCAAGAATGGCAAGACTGCCATTGCTGGTGACGGCCAGGTGACCTTTGGACAGAGCGCCATCATGAAGGCCAATGCGCGGAAAGTGCGTACTCTCTATCACGGCAAGGTGCTGGCAGGTTTTGCCGGTTCTGTGGCTGATGCCTTCACCCTCTTCGAGAAGTTCGAGGGCAAGCTGGAAAGCTACAATGGCAACCTGCAGCGGGCTGCGGTGGAGCTGGCCAAGGATTGGCGCACGGACAGGGTGCTCAGGAAGCTGGAGGCCCTGCTGCTGGTAGCTGACAAGGAGAAAATCCTCATGCTCTCAGGCAACGGCGAGGTCATTGAGCCGGACGGGGATGCAGCAGCTATCGGTTCCGGCGGCTTCTACGCCCTGGCAGCAGCCCGGGCCATGGTGCAGCATACGGATATGGAAGCCAAAGAGGTGGCCAAAGAGGCTCTTTCCATTGCCGCAGACATCTGCGTCTACACGAACCATAATATCAAGGTGGAGGAACTGGCATGA